From Prionailurus viverrinus isolate Anna unplaced genomic scaffold, UM_Priviv_1.0 scaffold_39, whole genome shotgun sequence, one genomic window encodes:
- the LOC125158947 gene encoding olfactory receptor 6B2-like gives MRGQNGSTVSAFVLLGFPTAPGLQPVLFLLFLLTYLFVLAENLAVLLAVRSSSSLRRPMYYFLGALSALEICYVSAIVPKMLDGLLLQRKRISFVGCMTQLYFFSSLVCTECVLLASMAYDRHVAICHPLRYHAIMTTGLCVRLVAFSFACGFSVSVIKVYFISSATFCGSNVLNHFFCDISPILKLACTDFSTAELVDFVLAFVILVLPLVATVLSYGHIALAVLRIPSATGRWRAFSTCASHLTVVTIFYTALLFMYVRPQAIDSRSSNKLVSAVYTVLTPIINPLIYCLRNKEFKAALKKVLG, from the coding sequence ATGAGGGGACAGAACGGCAGCACGGTCAGCGCGTTCGTCCTGCTGGGCTTCCCCACGGCCCCTGGGCTGCAGCCTGTGctgttcctcctcttcctgctcacCTACCTCTTCGTCCTGGCGGAGAACCTGGCCGTCCTGCTCGCCGTCCGGAGCAGCTCCTCCCTGCGCAGGCCCATGTACTACTTCCTGGGCGCCCTGTCCGCCCTGGAGATCTGCTACGTGTCTGCCATCGTCCCCAAGATGCTGGACGGTCTCCTCCTGCAGCGGAAGCGCATCTCCTTTGTCGGATGCATGACCCAGCTCTATTTCTTCAGCTCCTTGGTGTGCACCGAGTGCGTGCTCCTGGCCTCCATGGCCTACGACCGCCACGTGGCCATCTGCCACCCCCTGCGCTACCACGCCATCATGACCACGGGGCTCTGCGTCCGGCTGGTGGCCTTCTCCTTCGCGTGCGGCTTCTCCGTCTCCGTGATCAAGGTGTACTTTATCTCCAGCGCCACGTTCTGTGGCTCCAACGTCCTGAACCACTTCTTCTGTGACATCTCCCCCATCCTCAAACTGGCCTGCACAGACTTCTCGACCGCAGAGCTGGTGGACTTCGTCCTGGCCTTCGTCATCCTGGTGCTGCCGCTCGTGGCCACCGTGCTGTCGTACGGGCACATCGCCCTGGCCGTCCTGCGCATCCCCTCGGCCACTGGCCGCTGGAGGGCCTTCTCCACCTGTGCGTCCCACCTCACCGTGGTCACCATCTTCTACACGGCCTTGCTTTTCATGTACGTCCGGCCCCAGGCCATTGACTCCCGGAGCTCCAACAAGCTCGTCTCTGCTGTGTACACGGTCCTCACCCCAATAATCAACCCCTTGATCTACTGCCTGAGGAACAAAGAATTTAAGGCGGCCTTGAAAAAGGTCTTGGGCTAG